In Microbacterium enclense, the DNA window TGACCGCGTCGGTGCGGTCACGCCGGAGGGGCGGTGCCGAGCCGTCAGCGGCGGTCGCCCCCTTCGCGATCGGTGCGGACGACCGCGATGCCCCCGGCGGGGACGGTGAGCGATCCTGACGTGGGGGCGCCGGTGAGCAGCTCCGTCCCGTCGATCGCGAGGTCCACGGCGTCGTCGCGGTGGTTGATCACGAACGTGAAGTCGTGCCGTTGCGAGCGGCGGACGACGACCTCGCACCCGGCAGGGACACCGGATGCCGAGACGCCCGCATCGGCGTAGGCGGCGGCCATCACGCGGGCGAGGCTGTCGGCATCCAGGCTCGTCGAGATGTACCACCCCGTCCCGGCGCCGTGGGAACGGCGGGTGAGGGCGGCGCGCCCGGCGGCCGGACCGTCGACGTAGCGGGCGACGGTCTCGGCATCGTCGACGAGGAGGTCCTCGGCCCACGCTCGGGCGGTCAGGGCGGTGCCGTCGGCGTTCTCGAGCGTCGTCGTCTCGCCCTCGCGCAGCGGCAGGAACTCCTCTACGCGCACGCCGAGCACGTCGGCCAGGGGAGCCAGGTAGCCGCCGGGGTGGACGGCGTCGTTCTCGTCGACGATGCCCGAGAAGAACGAGACCACGAGCGTGCCGCCCCCGTACACGTAGGCGGCGAGATTGTCGGCGTCCTTCTGCGTCAGCAGGTACTGCGCCGGCACGACGACAAGGCGGTACCCCGAGAGGTCGTTGCCGGGCAGCGCGAAGTCGGCGGTGATGCCGTCGCGCCAGAGCTGCTCGTAGTAGGCGCGCACCTGCGCCTGGTGCGTGACGTCGACCGAGGGGCGCCACTCGAGATCTTGCGCCCAGAACGACTCGAAATCCCACAGGACCGCGGCCTCGGCCTGCACGCGCGCGCCGCGCACCTCGCCGAGGCGGCCGAGCGCGTCGCCGAGGTCGACGACCTCGCGCCAGACGCGGGAGTCGGTGCCCGCGTGGGGGAGCATCGCCGAGTGGAACTTCTCCGCGCCGGAGCGCGAGGCACGCCACTGGAAGAAGAGGATCGCGTCGGCGCCGCGCGCCAGGTGCGTCAGCGAGTTGCGGGCCATCTCGCCCGGGCGCTTGGCAACGTTGCGCGGCTGCCAGTTCACGGCCGAGGTGGAGTGCTCCATGAGGATCCACGGAGCCCCCGCGCCCACGGAGCGCGAGAGGTCGGCGGCGATGGCGAGACCGACGTGGCCGTCGGGGTCGGCAGCCCACAGATAGTGGTCGTCCGAGACGATGTCGACCTCTTTGCCCCACGCCCACAGGTCGGTGGTCCAGCTCTGGTTCGCCATGAAGTTGGTCGTGACCGGCTGCGGGGCGTGGGCGCGGATGGCATCCCGCTCGATGCGGAAGCACGCGCGCAGCTGGTGGTCGGTGAACCGTGCGAAATCGAGGCGCTGCGCGGGGTTGACGACGCTCGGGGCATCGGCGGGCGCGCCCACGTGCTCCCAGTCGCCGTAGTGCTGGCCCCAGAAGGCGGTGCCCCAGGCCGCGTTGAGGCCGTCGAGCGAGCCGTACCGCTCTCGCAGCCAGTCACGGAAGGCGGCGACCGAGGCGGGGGAGTAGTCCTCGCCCACCGGTACGCCGTACTCGTTGTGCACGTGCCACAGGACGACCGCGGGGTGCGCGGCGTAGCGCGCGGCGAGGGCGTCGGCGATCCGTGCGATCGCGGCGCGGTACGCGGGGGAGGAGGGGGATGCCATGCCCCGCGAGCCGAAGCCCATCGTGCGGCCGTCGCGGGTGATGACGCGTGCTTCGGGGTGGGCATGGAAGAACCACGCAGGCGGGGAGGCGGTGGGTGTGCCGAGGTCGACGGAGATGCCGTGGGCGTGCAGGAGGTCGAGGAGATCGTCGAGCCAGGCGAAGTCGAAGACGCCCTCGCTGCGCTCGAGGAGGGCCCACGAGAAGATGCCGACGCTCACGAGGTTGACGCCCGCCTCGCGCATGAGGCGCACGTCCTCGTCCCAGACCTCGCGCGGCCATTGCTCGGGGTTGTAGTCACCGCCGTAGGCGATGCCGTCGAGAGCGGGCCAGGGGGGAACGCGGGTCATGACACTCCATCGGATCTTCGAGCGGCCCGGACTGGGACCGGTCACAGCTTCTGCGGCTCCGGCCGTCGCGCGCAACGTCGAGGCCTGGTTCGTTATGCAACTGTGACCGGTCCCAGTTCAGTCGTGTCCTGCGGGCGCTCCGCCGCCCGCAGGCCGATAGCATTCCCGCATGGAGCAGACCCCGACCGTTCGTCGCAAGCCGACGATCCGCGACGTCGCCGCCGCTGCCGGAGTGTCGCGGGGCACCGTATCGCGGGTCATCAACGGCGGTCATTGGGTGTCTCCCGACGCGCGCGCCGCTGTCGAAGAGGCGATCGAACGAACGGGGTACACCGCGAACCACGCCGCGCGCAGCCTCGCGACCGGTCGGTCCGGCTCCCTCGCGTTCCTCATGACCGAGCCGCAGCACCTCCTCTTCGACGACCCGACGTTCGCGCTGCTCCTGCGGGGCGCGGCCGAGGCGCTGTCGCAGCGGGGGATGACCCTCGTGCTCCTCATCGCGGGCACGCCGGCCGAACGAGCCAACGTCGAGCACTACGTCAGCGCCGGGCACGTCGACGGCGTGCTGCTCATCTCCTCGCACGAGGCCGACCCCCTGCTGGAGTCGTTGCTGGAGGCCGGCATCCCCACCGTCTCGTGCGGCGTCCCTCTCGGACACCGGGCCGAAGTGCTCAGCGTGTCGGTCGATGAGAGCGGGTCCGCGCGCGAGATGACCGCCTACCTCCGATCCCGCGGGCATCGACGCATCGCGATGATCGCCGGTCCCGACGACACTCCCGGAGGGCGGTTCCGGCTCGTGGGATTCCGGAAGGAGATGGGCGCGGACTTCGACCCCGCCCTCGTCGAGATCGGCGACTACTCCTTCGACTCCGGGGCTGCCGCGATGGCTCGGCTGCTGGAGCGCGCGCCGGATGTCGACGCCGTCTTCGCGGCCTCCGACTCCATGGCCGCCGGCGCGGTGCAGACGCTCCGCCGGGCGGGGCGACGCGTTCCCGACGATGTGGCCGTCGCCGGATTCGACGACTCGGGCCTCGCCGCCACGCACGAGCCTGCGCTGACCACCATGCGCCAGCCGTGGGAGCAGCTGAGCGAGCGGATGGTCACGCTGCTCCTGGATGCCATCGCCGGGCGCCCCGTCTCACCGGTGGTGCTGTCGACCACGCTCGTCGCGCGCGACTCCGCCTGACCGCCGCCCTCGCGCGACGCGCGCCGTCGAGCCGTCATGCGACCGCCGGGCATGAGCGCGCCCCCGTAGAATCCTGGGGTGACTTCCGGCCGATCCTTCTACATCACGACGCCGATCTACTACCCGAGCGACGTCCCCCACATCGGCCACGGCTATACGACCGTGGCCGTGGACGCCCTCGCGCGCTGGCACCGGCAGGCCGGCGACGACACCTGGATGCTGACCGGCACCGACGAGCACGGCCAGAAGATGATGCGTGCGGCCGCCGCCAACGGTGCCACCCCCCAGGAGTGGGTCGACAAGCTCGTGAGCGAGTCGTGGTTCCCGCTGCTGAAGACGCTCGACGTCGCCAACGATGACTTCATCCGCACGAGCCAGGCCCGACACGAGGAGCGCGTCGCCACGTTCGTGCAGGCGCTCTACGACCGGGGCTACATCTACGCGGGTGAGTTCGAGGCGCTGTACTGCGTCGGATGCGAGGAGTTCAAGACCGAGGCCGAGATCGTCGACGGCGAGGGCCCCTTCGAGGGACTCAAGGTCTGCGCGATCCACTCCAAGCCGCTCGAACTGCTGCAGGAGAAGAACTACTTCTTCAAGCTCAGCGAGTTCCAGGACCGCCTGCTCGAGCTGTACAAGACCGAGCCCGACTTCGTCCGCCCGGAGTCGGCGCGCAACGAGGTCGTCTCGTTCGTCAAGAACGGCTTGAAAGACCTCTCGATCTCGCGGTCGACCTTCGATTGGGGCATCCAGGTGCCGTGGGATGACGCGCACGTCATCTACGTGTGGGTCGACGCGCTGCTCAACTACGCCACGGCCGTCGGCTATGGCAACGACCCCGAGCAGTTCGCGCGCCGCTGGCCTGCGTACCACGTGGTCGGCAAGGACATCCTGCGCTTCCACGCCGTCATCTGGCCCGCGATGCTCATGGCCGCGGGGCTCGAAGTGCCCCGCGGAGTGTTCGCGCACGGCTGGCTGCTGGTCGGCGGCGAGAAGATGTCGAAGTCGAAGCTCACCGGCATCGCGCCGACCGAGATCACCGATGTCTTCGGCTCCGACGCGTACCGGTTCTACTTCCTTTCCGCGATCGCCTTCGGTCAGGACGGCTCGTTCTCGTGGGAAGACCTCTCGGCGCGCTACCAGGCCGAGCTCGCCAACGGCTTCGGCAACCTCGCATCCCGCACGATCGCGATGATCGAGCGTTACTTCGAGGGGATCGTGCCGCCCGCGGGCGCCTTCACCGAGGCCGACTCGGCGATCCAGCAGACGGTGGCGGATGCCGCGACGAACGCCGACGCGGCCATCGAGAAATTCCGCATCGACGAGGCGATCGCCGCGATCTGGACGATCGTCGACGCCCTGAACGGCTACATCACCGACAACGAGCCGTGGGCCCTGGCGAAGGATCCGGAGAAGCGCGAGCGCCTCGGCACGGTTCTGTACACGGCCGCCGAGGGACTGCGCGCACTCGCCGTGCTGCTGTCCCCGGTCATGCCGATCTCGACAGAGAAGCTGTGGGTCGCGCTGGGTGCGGCCGAGAGCATCGGGCGTCTGCGCGACCAGCCCCTTCGTGAGGCCGGGCACTGGGGCGTCCTGCGGCCGGGGTCGTCGGTGAACGGCCTGTCTCCGCTGTTCCCGCGCGTCGAGCAGGCGTGAGCACGTCGGCCCCGGATCCGGCGGCGGTCCCCGAGCCCGTCGACGGGTCCGCCCCCGGCTCCACCCCCGTCGCCCGCCCTCGCGGCCCGATCGAGGGCGATCCCAGCCAGTACGTGCGCGAGCGCTCCGCCGACGGGCGCCGCGACGTCAGCTACCCGCCCGCGCCCGAGCCTCTGGGCGTGCCGGTCTACGACAACCACACGCACCTCGAGATCGAGGACGGCGAGACCGGTCTGTCGCTCGACGAGCAGCTCGAGCGCGCCCTGGCCGTCGGTGTGCACGGTGTCGTCCAGGCCGGCGGCGACGTCGACTCCTCCCGCTGGTCGGCGTGGGCCGCCGACAGGCACCCCCGCGTGCTGGCGGCGGTGGCGATCCACCCGAACGAGGCACCGGTCTACGAGCGGGCGGGGGAGCTGGATGCCGCGATCGCGGTCATCGACGAGCTCGCGGCCGCGCCGCGGGTGCGCGCCATCGGCGAGACGGGACTGGACTTCTTCCGAACCGAGGCCGATGGCATCCCGGCGCAGATGCGCTCGTTCGAAGCGCACATCGCCCTGGCGAAGAAGCACGACATCGCGATGCAGATCCATGATCGCGACGCGCACGAGGCGGTGCTCGAGACGCTCAAGCGGGTCGGGGCACCGGAGAAGACGGTGTTCCACTGCTTCTCGGGCGATGCCGACATGGCCCGGATCGCCGCGGATCGCGGCTACTACCTCTCGTTCGCCGGCAACGTCACGTTCAAGAACGCGCAGAACCTCCGCGATGCCCTCGCGGTGACTCCGCGCGAGCGGATCCTCGTCGAGACCGATGCGCCGTTCCTCACGCCGGTGCCGTATCGCGGTCGCCCCAACGCTCCGTATCTGATCCCCGTCACGCTGCGGTTCCTCGCGGCCGAGCTGGGGGTCGACGCCGACGAACTCGCCGCCCAGGTCGCCGCGAACACGATCGAGGTGTACGGCGCGTTCTGACCCGGATCGCGGGTCACACGCTCCGCGATGTGCGTATCCTCCGGCGGAGGGGGCCGGATGCCTCTGAGGTTGTGTCATCGCCGAGGTCGTGCGCGCGCCAGGTAGGTCCGGGAACGACGGAGGTCGGCACCCCGGGGGATGCCGACCTCCGTGAGCGGTCGCTCAGCGCTTCTCGTCGTCGAGGCGCGCCTCTTCGGCGCGTTCGAGACGGTCTTTCTCCTTCTGGGCGGCCTCGCGCTCTTCGCGGATCTCT includes these proteins:
- a CDS encoding beta-galactosidase, encoding MTRVPPWPALDGIAYGGDYNPEQWPREVWDEDVRLMREAGVNLVSVGIFSWALLERSEGVFDFAWLDDLLDLLHAHGISVDLGTPTASPPAWFFHAHPEARVITRDGRTMGFGSRGMASPSSPAYRAAIARIADALAARYAAHPAVVLWHVHNEYGVPVGEDYSPASVAAFRDWLRERYGSLDGLNAAWGTAFWGQHYGDWEHVGAPADAPSVVNPAQRLDFARFTDHQLRACFRIERDAIRAHAPQPVTTNFMANQSWTTDLWAWGKEVDIVSDDHYLWAADPDGHVGLAIAADLSRSVGAGAPWILMEHSTSAVNWQPRNVAKRPGEMARNSLTHLARGADAILFFQWRASRSGAEKFHSAMLPHAGTDSRVWREVVDLGDALGRLGEVRGARVQAEAAVLWDFESFWAQDLEWRPSVDVTHQAQVRAYYEQLWRDGITADFALPGNDLSGYRLVVVPAQYLLTQKDADNLAAYVYGGGTLVVSFFSGIVDENDAVHPGGYLAPLADVLGVRVEEFLPLREGETTTLENADGTALTARAWAEDLLVDDAETVARYVDGPAAGRAALTRRSHGAGTGWYISTSLDADSLARVMAAAYADAGVSASGVPAGCEVVVRRSQRHDFTFVINHRDDAVDLAIDGTELLTGAPTSGSLTVPAGGIAVVRTDREGGDRR
- a CDS encoding LacI family DNA-binding transcriptional regulator; amino-acid sequence: MEQTPTVRRKPTIRDVAAAAGVSRGTVSRVINGGHWVSPDARAAVEEAIERTGYTANHAARSLATGRSGSLAFLMTEPQHLLFDDPTFALLLRGAAEALSQRGMTLVLLIAGTPAERANVEHYVSAGHVDGVLLISSHEADPLLESLLEAGIPTVSCGVPLGHRAEVLSVSVDESGSAREMTAYLRSRGHRRIAMIAGPDDTPGGRFRLVGFRKEMGADFDPALVEIGDYSFDSGAAAMARLLERAPDVDAVFAASDSMAAGAVQTLRRAGRRVPDDVAVAGFDDSGLAATHEPALTTMRQPWEQLSERMVTLLLDAIAGRPVSPVVLSTTLVARDSA
- the metG gene encoding methionine--tRNA ligase, which produces MTSGRSFYITTPIYYPSDVPHIGHGYTTVAVDALARWHRQAGDDTWMLTGTDEHGQKMMRAAAANGATPQEWVDKLVSESWFPLLKTLDVANDDFIRTSQARHEERVATFVQALYDRGYIYAGEFEALYCVGCEEFKTEAEIVDGEGPFEGLKVCAIHSKPLELLQEKNYFFKLSEFQDRLLELYKTEPDFVRPESARNEVVSFVKNGLKDLSISRSTFDWGIQVPWDDAHVIYVWVDALLNYATAVGYGNDPEQFARRWPAYHVVGKDILRFHAVIWPAMLMAAGLEVPRGVFAHGWLLVGGEKMSKSKLTGIAPTEITDVFGSDAYRFYFLSAIAFGQDGSFSWEDLSARYQAELANGFGNLASRTIAMIERYFEGIVPPAGAFTEADSAIQQTVADAATNADAAIEKFRIDEAIAAIWTIVDALNGYITDNEPWALAKDPEKRERLGTVLYTAAEGLRALAVLLSPVMPISTEKLWVALGAAESIGRLRDQPLREAGHWGVLRPGSSVNGLSPLFPRVEQA
- a CDS encoding TatD family hydrolase, whose product is MEGDPSQYVRERSADGRRDVSYPPAPEPLGVPVYDNHTHLEIEDGETGLSLDEQLERALAVGVHGVVQAGGDVDSSRWSAWAADRHPRVLAAVAIHPNEAPVYERAGELDAAIAVIDELAAAPRVRAIGETGLDFFRTEADGIPAQMRSFEAHIALAKKHDIAMQIHDRDAHEAVLETLKRVGAPEKTVFHCFSGDADMARIAADRGYYLSFAGNVTFKNAQNLRDALAVTPRERILVETDAPFLTPVPYRGRPNAPYLIPVTLRFLAAELGVDADELAAQVAANTIEVYGAF